A genomic segment from Roseofilum casamattae BLCC-M143 encodes:
- a CDS encoding pentapeptide repeat-containing protein yields the protein MADPSSSEIAPIQPPANPRSAPEPTPSTLLPQEVGFYRGTNKRAPSGDWIMAIAVAVMFVGLSLHNPWLGFSGAGVAFAIALRLVWPTLARTLNDLTEQQRSQLVGFLGLFVSLAGLLNYAGVYRAISNWLDRVKWDEFGSWADWVGALGQILIAILAVYISWRQYVISKDLTIQQNTITQQQTIDAFFQGISELALDDEGMLEDWPQERCFAEGRTAAILSSVNAQGKAKVIRFLSQSNLLTPLRRDYHLGRPIFDGRGGYQEDRMNGVRVIDLGVMLAGAYLRRTDLRWTELSEAYLVRTNLSHCDLTKANLSRAVLYEANLEGADLKGTRLFYGSAKTATPRDKPKSQQQAVNGRPSTPNYKTGEYTGAVVERVDFSEVKELSEEQRYYCCSWCGQASRNTIPGGCQGIPNLLGR from the coding sequence ATGGCCGACCCTTCATCTTCCGAGATTGCACCCATTCAACCTCCAGCAAACCCTCGCAGCGCCCCCGAACCCACACCCTCTACCCTGTTGCCGCAAGAGGTCGGTTTCTATCGCGGGACGAACAAACGCGCTCCGTCTGGGGATTGGATAATGGCGATCGCGGTTGCAGTCATGTTTGTGGGTTTATCCTTGCATAATCCTTGGTTGGGGTTTTCCGGAGCAGGAGTTGCTTTTGCGATCGCCTTGCGGTTAGTCTGGCCCACATTAGCCCGGACGCTGAACGACTTAACCGAACAACAGCGATCGCAACTGGTTGGCTTTTTGGGATTATTTGTCTCCCTCGCCGGTTTACTCAACTATGCCGGAGTCTACCGCGCCATTAGCAACTGGCTCGATCGAGTCAAATGGGATGAATTCGGCTCTTGGGCCGACTGGGTTGGCGCCTTAGGACAAATTTTAATTGCCATCTTAGCAGTCTATATTTCCTGGCGACAATACGTTATTTCCAAAGACCTCACCATTCAGCAAAATACCATCACCCAACAACAAACCATCGATGCATTTTTTCAAGGCATTTCCGAACTTGCCCTCGACGACGAAGGCATGTTAGAAGATTGGCCCCAAGAGCGTTGTTTTGCTGAAGGAAGAACTGCTGCTATTCTCAGTAGCGTTAATGCCCAAGGAAAAGCCAAAGTCATTCGCTTTCTTTCCCAGTCCAATTTATTAACTCCCCTGCGACGAGATTATCATTTAGGCCGGCCGATTTTTGACGGTCGAGGCGGATATCAAGAAGATCGAATGAATGGAGTGCGCGTTATCGATTTAGGGGTCATGTTAGCCGGGGCTTATTTACGTCGCACCGATCTCAGATGGACGGAGTTGAGCGAAGCCTATTTAGTCCGTACGAATCTCAGTCATTGCGATTTGACGAAAGCCAATTTATCCCGAGCCGTATTATACGAAGCGAATCTGGAAGGAGCCGATTTAAAAGGAACTCGGTTATTCTATGGTTCGGCGAAAACAGCAACCCCTCGCGATAAACCGAAAAGTCAGCAACAGGCTGTCAACGGTCGCCCGAGTACTCCCAATTATAAGACGGGAGAATATACCGGAGCGGTAGTCGAGAGAGTCGATTTTTCCGAGGTGAAAGAACTCTCGGAAGAACAGCGCTATTACTGTTGCTCTTGGTGCGGCCAAGCCTCTCGGAATACCATTCCCGGAGGATGTCAAGGTATTCCGAATTTACTGGGACGGTAA
- a CDS encoding AAA family ATPase has translation MREQLNILIQAQYPLIYLITSEEERAEQAIATLAQSKAEQRLYLWTVTHGMVEYGQPRSVTQHNTVSPEAAIEWTIRQPPKEEAIFIFKDLHPFYSAPVVRWLRDAIANFKGTSKTIVLMSPVQEVPIELEKEIVVLDFPLPDLDALNNVLSKHLGAKKIETTAREKLLKAALGLTLDEAEKVYRKAKVTAKKLTESEVEIVLSEKKQLIRRNGILEYIEEDETIDSVGGLEELKSWLRQRSNAFTERARQYGLPQPKGMLILGVPGCGKSLIAKTTSRLWGLPLLRLDMGRVYDGSMVGRSEANLRSALKTAESISPALLFIDELDKAFAGGAGSADSDGGTSSRIFGSFLTWMQEKTSPVFVMATANRIERLPGEFLRKGRFDEIFFVDLPNAEERQDIFRIHLEKRRREISRFDLEQLSNISDGFSGAEVEQAIIAAMYEAFAQDREFTQLDIIAAIKATLPLSKTMQEQVTALRDWARQRARPAASSVAEYQRLEF, from the coding sequence ATGCGAGAGCAGTTAAACATTCTCATCCAAGCTCAGTACCCCCTAATTTACCTCATAACCTCTGAGGAAGAACGGGCGGAGCAGGCGATTGCAACGCTCGCTCAAAGCAAGGCCGAACAGCGACTCTATCTGTGGACAGTAACCCATGGCATGGTTGAATACGGTCAACCTCGTAGCGTAACCCAACACAACACGGTGTCGCCGGAAGCGGCAATCGAATGGACGATCCGCCAACCTCCCAAAGAAGAGGCAATCTTTATCTTCAAAGACTTGCATCCCTTCTACTCTGCCCCGGTCGTGCGGTGGTTACGCGATGCGATCGCCAATTTCAAAGGAACATCAAAGACTATTGTGTTGATGTCTCCCGTGCAAGAAGTTCCTATTGAATTAGAAAAAGAAATCGTCGTTCTCGACTTTCCCCTGCCCGATTTGGATGCACTCAATAATGTATTGTCCAAACATCTGGGCGCGAAAAAGATCGAGACCACAGCACGAGAAAAACTGCTGAAAGCAGCTCTCGGACTGACTCTCGACGAAGCCGAGAAAGTCTATCGCAAGGCGAAAGTCACGGCGAAGAAATTAACCGAGTCCGAAGTTGAGATCGTACTGTCCGAGAAAAAGCAACTGATTCGTCGTAACGGCATCCTCGAATATATTGAAGAAGACGAAACCATCGACTCAGTTGGGGGATTAGAAGAACTCAAATCCTGGCTCAGACAGCGCTCCAATGCCTTTACGGAACGGGCGCGGCAGTACGGACTTCCACAACCGAAAGGAATGCTCATCCTTGGGGTTCCCGGATGCGGTAAATCCCTGATTGCCAAAACCACATCTCGCTTGTGGGGACTACCCCTGCTCCGGTTGGACATGGGTCGCGTTTATGATGGATCCATGGTCGGGCGATCGGAAGCCAACTTACGGAGCGCCCTGAAAACCGCTGAATCCATCTCTCCAGCTCTCTTATTTATTGACGAACTCGATAAAGCCTTTGCTGGAGGCGCCGGTTCTGCAGACTCCGATGGCGGAACCTCAAGCCGAATTTTCGGGTCCTTCCTGACCTGGATGCAAGAAAAAACCTCTCCGGTGTTCGTCATGGCAACGGCGAACCGCATCGAACGCTTGCCAGGAGAGTTTCTGCGCAAAGGTCGCTTTGACGAAATCTTTTTTGTCGATTTGCCCAACGCAGAAGAACGCCAAGATATTTTCCGAATTCATCTAGAAAAGCGTCGTCGAGAGATTTCTCGCTTCGATCTCGAGCAACTCTCGAACATCTCCGATGGCTTTTCTGGTGCAGAAGTCGAGCAGGCAATCATTGCCGCAATGTATGAAGCCTTTGCCCAGGACCGGGAATTCACCCAACTGGATATCATTGCTGCAATTAAAGCCACCTTGCCCCTGTCGAAAACGATGCAAGAACAGGTCACTGCCCTCAGAGATTGGGCAAGGCAACGGGCCCGACCGGCTGCTTCTTCGGTTGCTGAATATCAGCGATTGGAGTTCTAA
- a CDS encoding SpoIIE family protein phosphatase, with protein MVISDRAKQMLQSFSRHSLRFQLTILVVVVAIACLGLLSWSIASMGTSWLEQSARQEREDRARHLADTLENYNRQRLQALRQVSQMPEIATMMRSRQEPLLQMLAAASGVNFAQTFDRQGTEIASTLETRSSNVMNESWFQRAIADPERIEVSVSPEQKKPFLCTSVAPTPVGETGAIGVLRTCIDLVTLTDNLGWPMESSSASETVLDRQGNVLIHTDRSLLSRMELVNWRDRRKIQPALLSAPTHFQVQDEEGILWLSYALAIDDNLIIVIQEDASQLQQQQRLFWQYTVYFLIGSVVLIGSLVWKLATQFTRPITDLIVVATTLFEGELVPRMKVNRRDEIGILIDSFNRMADQLQLSFKQLAQANQTLEDKVARRTQELEAANEALYVANRALNYELEKGRQIQRNFLPKRDEAKPVTILELENWEVMGWIKPARQVAGDFYDAFELDDDYIGLVIADICDKGVGAALFMPLIQSLIRIFSGQTSLDGLVLTGKLSLDDLLYQTEDAMHHTPYQLNALKAVELTNDYLAKHHGNLGMFATLFFGVLDLKTGNLVYVNGGHLPLFAIDKTGGIKHSLVPTGPAVGISEHVEYKSGQVFLEPGDVLFGYTDGVTDARSPDGLVFSLERLQVVLESPPTSGTVLLERIANGVAYHRGQADQFDDMTLLVVRRSPRSTDIL; from the coding sequence ATGGTCATATCCGATCGCGCTAAACAGATGCTCCAGTCCTTTTCTCGCCATAGTTTGCGCTTTCAGCTTACCATTTTAGTTGTGGTGGTGGCGATCGCCTGTTTGGGATTGCTCTCTTGGAGTATTGCTTCAATGGGGACGAGCTGGCTCGAGCAGAGTGCCAGACAAGAGCGAGAAGACCGAGCCAGGCACTTAGCAGATACTCTGGAAAATTATAATCGCCAGAGATTGCAGGCATTGAGACAGGTCTCGCAAATGCCGGAAATCGCAACCATGATGCGATCGCGTCAGGAACCTCTGTTGCAAATGTTGGCAGCCGCCTCGGGGGTTAATTTTGCCCAAACTTTCGATCGCCAGGGAACGGAGATCGCCAGTACCCTGGAAACCCGCAGCTCGAATGTGATGAATGAGTCTTGGTTTCAACGGGCGATCGCCGACCCAGAGCGGATAGAAGTCTCGGTGTCTCCAGAGCAGAAAAAACCTTTTCTGTGTACTTCTGTCGCGCCAACTCCAGTAGGAGAAACTGGAGCGATTGGAGTGCTGCGTACCTGTATTGATTTAGTCACTCTGACGGATAATCTGGGATGGCCGATGGAGTCATCTTCTGCTTCAGAAACCGTCCTCGATCGCCAAGGAAACGTCTTAATTCATACCGATCGTTCCTTGCTTTCCCGTATGGAATTAGTCAATTGGCGCGATCGCCGGAAAATCCAACCCGCACTGCTATCAGCTCCGACTCACTTTCAGGTGCAAGATGAGGAAGGAATCTTGTGGTTGAGCTATGCTCTCGCGATCGACGATAACCTAATTATCGTTATTCAAGAGGACGCCAGCCAACTGCAACAACAGCAACGCCTCTTCTGGCAATATACCGTTTATTTTCTCATTGGATCGGTAGTGTTAATTGGCAGTTTAGTCTGGAAATTGGCCACCCAATTTACGCGACCAATTACTGACTTAATTGTGGTAGCAACGACTCTCTTTGAGGGCGAACTAGTACCGCGTATGAAAGTGAATCGCAGGGATGAAATTGGAATTCTAATCGATAGTTTTAATCGCATGGCCGACCAACTACAACTGAGCTTTAAACAACTGGCGCAAGCAAACCAAACTTTAGAAGATAAAGTGGCTCGCCGGACGCAAGAGCTGGAAGCGGCGAACGAAGCCTTATATGTAGCCAATCGAGCGCTTAACTACGAATTGGAAAAAGGGCGACAAATTCAGCGCAATTTTTTACCCAAACGAGACGAAGCCAAACCGGTAACTATTTTAGAATTGGAAAACTGGGAAGTCATGGGTTGGATTAAACCCGCTCGGCAAGTTGCTGGCGATTTTTATGATGCCTTTGAACTGGATGATGATTATATCGGATTAGTCATTGCTGATATTTGCGACAAAGGCGTTGGTGCTGCGCTTTTTATGCCCTTAATTCAAAGCTTGATTCGCATTTTTTCCGGACAAACCTCCTTAGATGGTTTAGTGCTAACTGGTAAATTAAGCTTAGACGACCTACTCTATCAAACCGAAGATGCGATGCACCATACTCCTTATCAACTGAATGCCTTAAAAGCGGTCGAACTCACCAATGACTACTTAGCCAAACATCATGGAAATTTAGGCATGTTTGCTACCTTATTTTTTGGGGTTTTAGACCTAAAAACAGGAAATTTAGTTTATGTCAATGGCGGTCATTTGCCCTTATTTGCGATCGACAAAACTGGAGGAATTAAACACTCTTTAGTTCCCACCGGCCCTGCTGTGGGCATCAGCGAGCATGTCGAGTATAAAAGCGGGCAAGTCTTTTTAGAGCCTGGCGACGTTCTCTTTGGCTATACCGATGGGGTAACCGATGCGCGATCGCCAGACGGGTTAGTCTTTTCTTTAGAAAGATTACAAGTCGTGTTGGAGTCGCCCCCAACATCTGGTACTGTCTTGCTAGAGCGAATCGCTAATGGAGTTGCTTACCATCGAGGTCAAGCCGACCAATTTGATGATATGACGCTTCTGGTTGTACGGCGATCGCCTCGATCCACAGATATTCTATAG
- a CDS encoding peptidoglycan-binding domain-containing protein → MNKCPSLASMVRATLTFVAIVGCAILPARSLEIGENGPEVRELQEKLRALGYFNLPPTGLFREVTRDAVIRFQSDRGLVPDGIVGAETWRRLREGSARNSTPVNKGFLERGDRGPQVRTLQEKLTAAGVYDGPITGVYGTLTEAAVRRYQEAQGLTVDGLYGGRTRSRLEATETVADVPSDPYILELQQILQKRGWYDGPLDGIMGPKTREAIAKAQERYGISAEDLR, encoded by the coding sequence ATGAATAAATGTCCTTCTCTGGCTTCGATGGTTCGAGCCACCTTAACTTTTGTTGCGATCGTTGGTTGCGCCATCTTACCCGCACGATCGCTAGAAATAGGAGAAAACGGGCCGGAGGTGAGGGAGTTGCAAGAGAAATTGCGCGCTCTCGGTTATTTCAATTTGCCGCCGACGGGATTGTTTCGGGAAGTGACTCGAGATGCGGTAATTCGCTTTCAAAGCGATCGAGGATTAGTTCCAGACGGTATTGTGGGAGCGGAAACCTGGAGGCGCTTGCGAGAAGGAAGTGCGAGAAATTCCACTCCAGTGAATAAAGGGTTTCTCGAACGAGGCGATCGCGGCCCTCAAGTGCGTACTTTGCAAGAGAAACTAACCGCTGCGGGAGTTTATGACGGGCCGATTACTGGAGTTTATGGCACTCTGACCGAAGCAGCGGTAAGACGCTATCAGGAAGCGCAAGGACTGACGGTAGATGGATTGTATGGCGGAAGGACGCGATCGCGCTTGGAAGCCACAGAGACGGTTGCTGATGTTCCCAGCGATCCTTATATCCTGGAATTACAACAAATCTTGCAGAAGCGAGGATGGTACGACGGCCCGCTTGATGGGATTATGGGGCCGAAAACGCGGGAGGCGATCGCCAAAGCTCAAGAACGCTATGGCATTAGTGCGGAGGATCTGCGCTAA
- a CDS encoding regulatory protein RecX: protein MNQMSCQGYFNLLLSRREYSVRELERKGKDKGFTEEEMAETIAKLQEFGYQCDRRLADAVIASGKSKYGKGALRRKCLGKGISAEIFEQAWSEQPEPPDYREDTRDLQGKVERKYGIADWQNLDPKTKAKVYRYLQYRGFNPTELLQYWIEE from the coding sequence ATGAATCAAATGAGCTGCCAGGGTTATTTTAATCTGCTGTTATCGAGACGAGAGTACAGCGTCCGAGAACTCGAACGGAAGGGAAAAGATAAAGGATTTACAGAAGAAGAAATGGCAGAGACGATCGCGAAGCTGCAAGAGTTTGGCTATCAATGCGATCGCCGATTAGCCGATGCTGTAATTGCGTCGGGAAAAAGCAAGTATGGCAAGGGAGCGCTCCGTCGTAAATGCTTGGGAAAAGGAATTTCTGCGGAAATTTTCGAGCAAGCCTGGAGCGAACAACCGGAACCTCCAGATTATCGAGAAGATACTCGAGATTTGCAAGGGAAAGTGGAGCGTAAGTATGGCATTGCCGATTGGCAGAATTTAGATCCAAAAACTAAAGCCAAAGTTTATCGCTATCTGCAATATCGCGGATTTAATCCTACTGAATTATTGCAGTATTGGATAGAAGAATAA
- a CDS encoding Uma2 family endonuclease: MKLLLICDRPAQSILYFPPMLENHPHPNWQKPLPTMYDLPSEDPEEPGLPDLFHDLQPTLLSITFDSPLYPAQRRFIAKDLNLYYDVRHTSWYKRPDWFLVLDNQKSASQKDLRLSYLIWQEGVAPFFVIELLSPGTESEDLGQTLRDVERPPTKWQVYEQILRVPYYAVYDRYNNNFRAFRLDGARYQELELPDNRLWLEELQLGLGRWQGVYDRTEGLWLRWYDAENNWIPTPSEIAEQERNRAEQAEASLLEERRKREELLRRLQEMGIDLEREP; encoded by the coding sequence ATGAAACTCTTACTCATTTGCGATCGCCCAGCACAAAGCATTCTATACTTCCCTCCCATGCTTGAGAATCATCCTCACCCAAACTGGCAAAAACCCTTGCCCACCATGTACGATTTACCCAGTGAAGATCCGGAGGAACCTGGATTGCCCGATCTATTTCACGACCTACAACCAACTCTCCTCAGCATCACCTTCGACTCTCCTCTCTATCCAGCTCAGCGCCGCTTTATCGCGAAAGACTTAAATCTCTACTATGACGTTCGCCACACCAGTTGGTACAAGCGTCCGGATTGGTTCCTAGTTTTAGATAACCAAAAATCTGCCAGTCAAAAGGATTTGCGTTTGAGCTACCTCATTTGGCAAGAAGGAGTCGCTCCCTTCTTTGTCATCGAGTTGCTCTCTCCAGGTACGGAGTCGGAAGATTTAGGACAAACTCTGCGGGATGTGGAGCGTCCTCCGACGAAATGGCAAGTGTACGAACAGATTTTGCGCGTTCCTTATTATGCCGTTTACGATCGCTATAACAATAATTTTCGCGCTTTCCGTCTCGATGGTGCCAGATACCAAGAACTGGAGTTACCGGACAACCGTCTCTGGTTGGAAGAACTGCAACTGGGGTTAGGTCGATGGCAAGGTGTTTACGATCGCACTGAAGGTTTGTGGTTGCGTTGGTATGATGCCGAAAATAACTGGATTCCGACGCCTAGCGAAATCGCCGAACAAGAGCGAAATCGAGCCGAGCAAGCTGAAGCGAGTTTACTCGAAGAGCGGAGGAAGCGGGAAGAATTGTTGCGCAGATTGCAAGAAATGGGTATCGATCTCGAGCGCGAGCCTTAA
- a CDS encoding STAS domain-containing protein — translation MDININVEDKVTIVTITGDIDGNTAPQMQEQILPEIGSRAKVLLDMTEVAYLSSAGLRSLLVLSRKASEYTINEQEVQLILVGLSEEIRDTMEITGFLNLFSICSTREEALNH, via the coding sequence ATGGATATTAATATTAACGTTGAAGATAAGGTAACTATCGTTACAATTACTGGGGATATTGATGGCAATACCGCTCCACAAATGCAAGAGCAAATTCTGCCCGAAATTGGCTCGAGAGCCAAAGTATTATTGGATATGACTGAGGTCGCTTATCTGTCTAGTGCGGGTTTGCGATCGCTATTGGTCTTATCTCGCAAAGCCAGCGAATACACCATCAACGAACAAGAAGTTCAACTGATTTTAGTCGGGCTATCCGAGGAAATTCGCGATACCATGGAAATTACAGGTTTTCTCAACTTATTCTCAATTTGCTCGACTCGGGAAGAAGCACTCAATCATTAG
- a CDS encoding 3'(2'),5'-bisphosphate nucleotidase CysQ family protein, giving the protein MQAIASEFNPKIAQLLQECGQQIEVLSQSFVVDEKGPGDYVTNVDRYLDRRLSAEFREMFPRDGIITEENASSRPLFHQGYERLWCIDPLDGTEGLVKGRQDYSVMVGLLQDYQPIAGWIYAPARARLYYGGYDWGLFEMRATELPKAILPKSPLPPSASYCPVQIGYQDRKTYGEAITQHIPNIQFHSLGSFGLKVLEVIFGRVGLYFYFNGRVKLWDTVGPIALAQRAGLVCCDVDGQPLEFSPNAIDPDSLAHLQTIVIGWPDYVEALLPGLQRAVRQVNRVGRR; this is encoded by the coding sequence ATGCAGGCGATCGCATCTGAGTTTAATCCGAAAATCGCTCAACTATTGCAGGAGTGCGGCCAGCAAATTGAAGTCCTCAGTCAGTCATTTGTGGTTGACGAGAAAGGGCCGGGAGATTACGTGACGAATGTAGACCGGTATTTAGACCGCCGACTCTCTGCTGAGTTTCGAGAAATGTTTCCCCGAGATGGAATTATTACGGAAGAAAATGCCTCATCTCGGCCCTTGTTTCACCAAGGGTACGAGCGGTTGTGGTGTATCGATCCTTTGGACGGTACGGAAGGACTGGTGAAAGGGCGACAAGACTATTCCGTGATGGTGGGGTTGTTGCAAGATTATCAACCCATCGCCGGTTGGATTTATGCCCCAGCACGAGCTAGATTGTATTATGGCGGCTATGATTGGGGATTATTTGAAATGCGGGCCACCGAACTCCCCAAGGCAATTCTTCCCAAGAGTCCGCTTCCTCCTTCTGCGTCCTATTGTCCGGTACAAATTGGTTACCAAGACCGCAAGACTTACGGAGAAGCTATTACTCAGCATATTCCCAACATTCAGTTTCACTCTCTGGGTAGTTTTGGCCTGAAAGTTTTAGAGGTTATCTTCGGACGAGTGGGTCTCTATTTCTATTTTAATGGTCGAGTGAAGCTTTGGGATACGGTCGGCCCAATCGCTTTGGCACAACGAGCGGGATTGGTCTGTTGCGATGTGGACGGCCAACCTTTAGAGTTTAGTCCGAATGCGATCGACCCCGATAGTCTCGCTCATTTACAAACCATCGTGATTGGCTGGCCCGACTATGTGGAAGCCTTATTACCGGGATTGCAACGAGCAGTTCGTCAAGTTAACCGAGTCGGGAGACGTTAG
- a CDS encoding histidine triad nucleotide-binding protein has translation MSETIFSKIIRREIPADIVYEDELCLAFNDIAPQAPVHILVIPKKAIAKLSEAESEDHALMGHLLLTVKRVAEQVGLTDYRTVINTGAEAGQTVFHMHLHILGGRPLDWPPG, from the coding sequence ATGAGCGAAACTATATTTAGTAAGATTATCCGCAGAGAAATTCCGGCAGATATCGTCTACGAAGACGAACTTTGTCTCGCCTTTAACGATATTGCTCCGCAAGCGCCGGTGCATATTCTGGTGATTCCGAAAAAAGCGATCGCCAAACTCTCCGAAGCAGAATCGGAAGACCATGCCTTAATGGGTCATTTATTACTGACGGTAAAACGAGTGGCCGAGCAAGTCGGATTGACTGACTACCGGACAGTTATCAATACTGGAGCAGAAGCCGGACAAACCGTATTCCACATGCACCTGCACATTCTTGGCGGACGACCTCTGGATTGGCCTCCGGGATAA
- a CDS encoding DUF1257 domain-containing protein yields MSHFSTLRTKIADAEILKASLRDLGISVNTEANVRGYNGQQVRADIVAVLDGEYDLGWSRNADGSFDLIADLWGVAKKHNQTELINSINQKYAVNKTLAEVKRPGLQNANVKLVVQK; encoded by the coding sequence ATGTCTCACTTTAGCACTCTTCGTACCAAGATCGCTGACGCAGAAATCCTGAAAGCTTCTTTACGCGACTTGGGTATTTCTGTTAACACCGAAGCTAACGTTCGCGGTTACAACGGCCAACAAGTTCGCGCTGATATCGTTGCCGTTCTCGATGGCGAATACGATCTCGGCTGGTCTCGCAATGCAGATGGCTCTTTCGACCTCATTGCCGACCTGTGGGGCGTTGCCAAAAAGCACAATCAAACCGAGCTGATTAACTCCATTAACCAGAAGTATGCAGTGAACAAGACTCTGGCAGAAGTTAAGCGTCCCGGCCTGCAAAATGCGAATGTGAAGCTGGTTGTACAAAAGTAA
- a CDS encoding peptidoglycan-binding domain-containing protein — MESLAYLHLALAYDDPIAYEFVLGQRIQQLWQKFPWKLCSSKLALRFLSLATTLAILTLTQAAFALLQIGSSGPEVSRIQQQLQQLGYYQGGITGYFGELTEAAVLRFQRDRGIQQDGQVGTQTQSRLDIETGLANQFPTRPAVAQTTFFNQNTTNFGDPLRTQPPTLVPLPPPPGTFPTGIQVFQNQFVSRPLLRRGDRGDDVTLLQTRLFQLGYDPQGIDGNYGSLTQNAVLRFQDEKGLPLTGQADVQTLIALGLWPGSSRDGGQANNPSRLNLRGLKYVVVIPTNRNRRDIDRLNQLDTRLYPNAQLAQHRRGKYIYVRHYTNFEEAQFHAASLRSQEFVNARVVYFH, encoded by the coding sequence ATGGAATCTCTCGCTTACCTGCATCTGGCTTTAGCCTACGACGACCCGATCGCCTATGAGTTCGTTCTCGGACAACGCATCCAGCAACTGTGGCAGAAGTTTCCCTGGAAGCTATGTTCGAGTAAATTAGCCCTGCGGTTTCTCTCGCTGGCAACAACCCTAGCCATTTTGACCCTAACGCAAGCTGCATTCGCTCTCTTGCAAATTGGAAGTTCCGGACCGGAAGTTAGTAGAATTCAGCAACAATTGCAACAACTCGGATACTATCAAGGAGGCATTACTGGGTACTTTGGAGAGCTAACTGAAGCGGCAGTTTTACGATTTCAACGCGATCGGGGAATTCAACAGGATGGACAAGTTGGCACACAGACGCAAAGTAGGCTTGATATTGAAACGGGATTAGCCAACCAATTTCCGACCAGGCCTGCTGTAGCTCAGACAACATTTTTTAATCAAAATACTACAAATTTCGGCGATCCTCTTCGTACTCAACCTCCCACCCTTGTGCCTCTCCCCCCTCCTCCCGGTACTTTCCCGACTGGCATACAAGTCTTTCAAAACCAATTCGTCAGTCGTCCCCTACTAAGGCGTGGAGATCGAGGAGATGATGTTACCTTGCTGCAAACTCGATTGTTCCAGCTAGGATACGATCCTCAAGGGATTGATGGAAACTATGGCAGTTTGACACAAAATGCAGTGCTTCGCTTCCAGGACGAGAAGGGCTTACCGCTTACGGGTCAAGCTGATGTACAAACCCTAATTGCGTTAGGTCTTTGGCCGGGTAGCTCCAGGGATGGCGGACAAGCTAACAATCCGTCGAGACTGAATCTCCGAGGATTGAAATATGTGGTAGTTATTCCAACAAATAGAAATCGACGCGATATCGACCGACTTAACCAATTAGATACACGACTATATCCTAATGCGCAACTCGCACAACACCGTCGTGGCAAGTACATTTATGTCAGACACTACACCAATTTTGAGGAAGCACAATTTCATGCAGCTAGTCTAAGATCGCAAGAGTTCGTCAATGCTAGAGTTGTTTACTTCCACTAA
- a CDS encoding response regulator transcription factor, whose amino-acid sequence MDKKVLIVDDELHLRMLLEQTLEPLEDEDVDLLSASDGQEALDIITQEKPQLVFLDVMMPKMNGFDVCQEVKKILQLDIYIIMLTAKGQEFDKKKGEEVGADVYMTKPFDPDEVLEKAMDVLGIEDNS is encoded by the coding sequence ATGGATAAGAAAGTATTGATTGTCGATGATGAACTGCATCTGCGAATGTTGCTCGAACAAACCTTAGAACCTTTAGAGGACGAAGATGTCGATCTGTTATCCGCCAGCGACGGTCAGGAAGCCTTAGATATAATTACTCAGGAAAAACCTCAACTCGTTTTCCTCGATGTCATGATGCCCAAAATGAATGGGTTTGATGTGTGCCAGGAAGTGAAGAAAATTCTACAACTGGATATTTACATTATTATGCTGACGGCAAAAGGACAGGAATTTGACAAGAAGAAAGGGGAAGAGGTTGGTGCTGATGTCTATATGACGAAACCGTTCGATCCCGATGAGGTCTTAGAGAAAGCCATGGATGTTTTGGGTATTGAGGATAATAGCTAG